One genomic segment of Proteobacteria bacterium CG1_02_64_396 includes these proteins:
- a CDS encoding superoxide dismutase (SodB; iron binding; present under aerobic and anaerobic conditions; destroys free radicals), translated as MAIQLPDLPYAPTALEPYITAHTLGFHHGKHHGAYVANVNKMIEGTHLAGANLETIIQHSAADPAKAGLFNNAAQVWNHTFYWRSMKPGGGGQPNGKVLEALTGAFGSYEGFVDAFKTAGATQFGSGWAWLVDKGGKLDVMKTANADTPMIHGAKALLTVDVWEHAYYLDYQNRRPDYLKDFVERLIDWDFVAGNLG; from the coding sequence ATGGCCATTCAGCTTCCCGATCTTCCTTACGCTCCAACCGCATTGGAGCCCTACATCACGGCCCACACCCTGGGCTTCCACCACGGAAAACACCATGGCGCCTACGTCGCCAACGTCAATAAGATGATCGAAGGGACCCATCTGGCTGGCGCCAACCTCGAAACCATCATCCAACATTCCGCCGCCGATCCCGCCAAGGCGGGGCTGTTCAACAACGCCGCCCAGGTGTGGAACCACACCTTCTATTGGCGCAGCATGAAACCGGGGGGGGGCGGCCAGCCGAACGGCAAGGTGCTGGAGGCCTTGACCGGTGCCTTCGGCAGTTATGAGGGGTTTGTGGATGCTTTCAAAACTGCCGGAGCGACCCAATTTGGCAGCGGCTGGGCTTGGCTGGTCGACAAGGGGGGCAAGTTGGATGTGATGAAAACCGCCAACGCCGACACCCCCATGATCCACGGCGCCAAGGCGCTGCTCACCGTCGATGTCTGGGAGCACGCCTATTACCTCGATTACCAAAACCGCCGCCCCGATTACCTGAAGGACTTTGTCGAACGTCTGATCGACTGGGATTTCGTGGCAGGGAATTTGGGATAA
- a CDS encoding hydrogenase accessory protein HypB — MHIDAHGDHHYGHGAAGAHAPGMTQSRMVQIEQDILGKNNHLAAHNRAIFAAAEILALNLVSSPGSGKTTLLTRTLNDLRERLTLAVIEGDQQTANDAQRIRATGARAVQVNTGKGCHLDAHMVGRAYPQLELPHGGVLMIENVGNLVCPAGFDLGEHHKVVILSVTEGEDKPLKYPDMFHAASLMLLNKVDLLPYLQFDVDLAIANARKVNPGLEVLQVSATSGEGMAAWYEWIESERVKVTL, encoded by the coding sequence CTGCATATCGATGCCCACGGCGACCACCACTACGGCCATGGGGCGGCGGGGGCCCATGCGCCGGGGATGACGCAATCGCGCATGGTGCAGATCGAGCAAGACATCCTTGGCAAGAACAACCATTTGGCAGCCCACAACCGGGCGATCTTCGCGGCCGCCGAGATTCTGGCGCTCAATCTGGTTTCCAGCCCCGGCTCGGGCAAAACGACGCTGCTCACCCGCACCCTGAACGACCTGCGCGAACGCTTGACCCTGGCGGTGATCGAGGGGGATCAACAGACCGCCAACGATGCGCAGCGCATCCGCGCCACCGGAGCCCGTGCCGTGCAGGTCAACACCGGCAAGGGGTGCCATCTCGATGCCCACATGGTCGGCCGCGCCTACCCCCAGCTTGAACTCCCCCACGGGGGGGTGCTGATGATCGAGAACGTCGGCAACCTGGTCTGCCCCGCCGGATTCGATCTGGGTGAGCACCACAAGGTGGTGATCCTCTCGGTCACCGAGGGTGAGGACAAACCGCTCAAGTACCCCGACATGTTCCACGCCGCCTCCCTGATGCTGCTCAACAAGGTCGATCTGCTCCCCTACCTGCAATTCGACGTCGATCTCGCCATCGCCAACGCGCGCAAGGTCAACCCCGGCCTAGAGGTCCTTCAGGTTTCGGCGACCAGCGGCGAGGGGATGGCGGCCTGGTACGAGTGGATCGAGTCCGAACGGGTCAAGGTGACCCTCTGA
- a CDS encoding diguanylate cyclase, which translates to MIPYLLRRLGGMLPLLLGITLITFAVIHLAPGSPVDQLGELNPKATEQSRLKMIEAYNLDKPLWLQYGLWLERLATLDFGTSFAPDGRPVWDKIVERIPITLVINLLSMLLIVTVAVPLGVVAALKRNSWLDGTISVFVFIGFAIPTFWLALLLMILFGVQLGWLPISGLTAPDHASLSFWGQVGDYAKHLLMPVLLSAFGGLAGFSRFMRSSTLEVLHQDFVTTARAKGLPEAVVIRRHILRNAWLPIITLLGLSVPGLIGGSVIFETIYAIPGMGQLFYQSVMMRDYPLVMGILVLGAVLTLLGNLIADLAAAASDPRIRKGLQS; encoded by the coding sequence ATGATCCCCTACCTGCTGCGTCGTCTGGGGGGGATGCTCCCCCTGCTGCTAGGTATCACCCTCATCACCTTTGCCGTCATTCATCTGGCCCCCGGTTCGCCGGTCGATCAGCTCGGCGAGCTCAATCCCAAGGCGACCGAGCAGTCGCGTCTGAAGATGATTGAGGCCTACAACCTCGACAAACCGCTTTGGTTGCAATACGGCCTTTGGCTGGAGCGTCTGGCCACGCTTGATTTCGGGACCTCGTTCGCCCCCGATGGTCGCCCAGTCTGGGACAAAATCGTCGAGCGCATCCCGATTACTCTGGTCATCAACCTGCTCTCGATGCTGCTGATCGTCACCGTGGCGGTGCCGTTGGGGGTCGTCGCGGCGCTGAAACGCAACTCCTGGCTCGACGGCACGATTTCGGTCTTCGTCTTCATCGGCTTTGCCATCCCCACCTTTTGGCTGGCGCTGCTGCTGATGATCCTGTTCGGGGTGCAACTGGGCTGGTTGCCGATTTCGGGATTAACCGCCCCAGACCATGCCTCGCTGAGCTTTTGGGGACAGGTGGGGGACTATGCCAAACATCTGCTCATGCCTGTGCTGCTTTCGGCCTTCGGGGGTCTAGCGGGGTTCTCCCGTTTTATGCGCTCCTCCACCCTTGAGGTACTCCACCAAGACTTCGTCACGACGGCCCGGGCCAAGGGACTGCCCGAAGCGGTGGTGATCCGACGCCACATCCTGCGCAACGCTTGGCTCCCCATCATCACTCTGCTGGGGTTATCGGTACCGGGACTGATCGGCGGCTCGGTGATCTTCGAGACGATCTACGCCATCCCCGGCATGGGACAGCTCTTCTACCAAAGTGTGATGATGCGCGACTACCCTCTGGTGATGGGAATTCTGGTCCTCGGGGCGGTTTTGACGCTGCTGGGCAACTTGATTGCCGATCTGGCCGCCGCGGCCTCCGACCCCCGCATTCGTAAGGGACTGCAATCATGA
- a CDS encoding peptide ABC transporter permease, whose protein sequence is MIQLMWRRFADLPLAMAGLIAVAILFVVAVTAPWLAPYDPTAIDVRAILEPPSGQHWLGTDQLGRDVASRMIFGTQISLLVGFVAVGISIAIGTLIGAWAGAIGGRVDAALMRLVDVMLCFPAFFLILAVIALLEPSIWNIMIVIGVTSWMGVARLVRTELLSLKEREFVLAARLAGTPSWIITLRHLLPNALAPILVTASLGVAGAVLTESALSFLGIGVQPPTPSWGNILTDGKDAIEVAWWLSLFPGLAILLTVMAYNLIGEGIRDASDPRLLEEQAR, encoded by the coding sequence ATGATCCAGCTGATGTGGCGCCGTTTTGCTGACCTTCCTCTGGCCATGGCGGGGTTGATCGCCGTCGCGATTCTTTTTGTTGTTGCCGTAACCGCCCCCTGGCTTGCCCCCTACGACCCGACCGCCATCGACGTAAGGGCAATTCTGGAGCCCCCTTCCGGTCAACACTGGCTCGGGACCGATCAACTCGGGCGCGATGTCGCCTCGCGCATGATCTTCGGCACCCAAATTTCGTTGCTGGTCGGTTTTGTGGCGGTGGGAATTTCGATTGCCATCGGCACCCTGATCGGCGCCTGGGCCGGAGCGATAGGAGGACGGGTCGACGCCGCCTTGATGCGGCTGGTCGACGTCATGCTCTGCTTCCCCGCCTTCTTTTTGATTCTGGCGGTGATTGCCCTGCTGGAGCCCTCGATCTGGAACATCATGATCGTGATCGGCGTAACCTCGTGGATGGGAGTGGCGCGATTGGTGCGCACCGAGCTGCTCAGTCTCAAAGAGCGGGAGTTCGTCCTGGCAGCCCGTCTGGCCGGAACCCCCAGCTGGATCATCACCCTACGCCATTTGCTACCCAACGCCCTGGCCCCCATCCTGGTAACCGCCTCGCTGGGGGTGGCGGGGGCGGTGTTGACCGAATCGGCGCTTTCGTTCCTCGGCATCGGAGTGCAGCCCCCTACCCCCTCCTGGGGCAACATCCTGACCGACGGCAAAGATGCCATTGAGGTCGCCTGGTGGCTGTCGCTCTTCCCTGGCTTGGCCATATTGCTCACCGTGATGGCTTACAACCTGATTGGCGAGGGGATCCGTGACGCCAGCGATCCCCGTCTGCTGGAGGAACAGGCTCGGTGA
- a CDS encoding peptide-binding protein — protein sequence MTRKQWTELLVLTLLLGSCSNDTKPSTPPPSPVQHAANVAPELGGMLISGSIGEASTLIPLLASDASSHAISGMVYSGLLRYTGDLRLVGDLAESFEISRDNLTLTFHLRKGVKWHDGAPFTAKDVAYTWDVTVDPSTRTAYAGDFQMVDTLETPDDFTVVVHYKEPFAPALASWATSILPAHLLEGKDIHTSELASKPVGTGPYRFGTWERGAQITLTANPDYFGGTVWIDRDRTRVIPDTASQFLELKSGGIDSMGLTPPQYVRQTQGAEFQKKFEVYRYVSNSYTYLGFNLKNPLFEDVRVRQAIAYAIDTNELIEGVLMGQGIATAVPYKPGHWAANTALYPYPHDPEKAKALLKEAGWEDHDSDGILDKDGHPFRFTVVTNQGNKMRESTAIILQQRLAKLGIEMKIRIVEWAAFLKQFIDTREFEATILGWGLGNDPDQFDIFHSSKIKAPQLNFLSFDNPEVDRLLVEGRTTFDQATRKKTYDRFQEILHEQVPLIPLYAPYALVAVDRRVHGIAVQAAGIDYNREEWFIPKAEQVHPTVAP from the coding sequence ATGACCCGCAAACAATGGACAGAACTCTTGGTTCTGACCCTGCTGCTCGGCAGCTGCTCCAACGACACAAAGCCCTCTACCCCCCCCCCCTCTCCAGTCCAGCATGCCGCAAATGTCGCTCCTGAACTGGGAGGGATGCTGATCTCGGGCTCCATCGGAGAGGCTTCGACCCTCATCCCCCTACTCGCCTCAGATGCCTCCTCGCACGCCATCTCAGGCATGGTGTACAGCGGACTGCTCAGGTATACCGGCGATCTTCGTCTGGTTGGCGATCTGGCCGAATCCTTTGAGATCTCAAGAGACAACCTCACCCTGACCTTCCATCTGCGCAAGGGGGTGAAATGGCACGACGGCGCCCCTTTCACCGCCAAGGATGTCGCCTACACCTGGGACGTCACGGTCGATCCCAGCACCCGCACCGCCTACGCCGGCGATTTTCAGATGGTCGACACCCTTGAAACCCCGGACGATTTCACGGTGGTAGTCCACTACAAGGAGCCATTTGCTCCGGCACTGGCCTCTTGGGCGACCTCAATCCTCCCGGCCCATCTGCTAGAAGGCAAAGACATCCACACCTCCGAGCTTGCCTCCAAACCGGTGGGGACCGGCCCTTACCGCTTTGGCACCTGGGAGCGGGGGGCGCAGATCACCCTGACCGCCAACCCCGATTACTTCGGTGGCACGGTGTGGATCGACCGTGATCGCACCCGGGTCATTCCCGACACCGCCAGTCAGTTCTTGGAGCTCAAGAGCGGTGGGATCGACTCCATGGGGCTCACCCCGCCCCAGTACGTTCGCCAAACACAAGGGGCTGAGTTCCAAAAGAAATTCGAGGTCTACCGCTACGTCTCCAACAGCTACACCTACCTAGGTTTCAACCTGAAGAACCCCCTGTTTGAAGACGTGCGCGTGCGTCAGGCCATCGCCTACGCCATCGACACCAACGAGCTGATCGAAGGGGTACTGATGGGCCAGGGGATCGCCACGGCGGTCCCCTACAAACCTGGCCACTGGGCGGCCAACACCGCGTTGTATCCCTACCCCCACGATCCTGAAAAAGCCAAGGCGCTGCTCAAAGAGGCTGGCTGGGAGGACCACGACAGCGACGGTATTCTCGACAAGGATGGCCACCCCTTCCGCTTCACTGTGGTCACCAACCAGGGCAACAAGATGCGGGAATCGACCGCCATCATCCTGCAGCAGCGGTTGGCCAAGCTGGGGATTGAGATGAAGATCCGCATCGTCGAGTGGGCCGCATTCCTCAAGCAGTTCATCGACACCCGAGAGTTCGAGGCGACCATTCTGGGTTGGGGACTGGGCAATGACCCCGACCAATTCGACATCTTCCACTCCTCCAAAATCAAAGCCCCTCAGCTCAACTTTCTGAGCTTCGACAACCCCGAGGTCGACCGACTTTTGGTCGAGGGGCGTACCACCTTCGATCAAGCGACCCGCAAGAAAACCTACGACCGCTTCCAAGAGATTCTGCACGAGCAGGTGCCGCTCATCCCTCTCTACGCCCCTTATGCCCTGGTTGCCGTGGATCGGCGCGTTCACGGCATTGCGGTGCAAGCGGCGGGGATCGACTACAACCGGGAGGAGTGGTTCATCCCCAAAGCCGAGCAAGTCCACCCGACGGTCGCCCCATGA
- a CDS encoding MFS transporter, which produces MTPPSTLQRWLDAAAVYTDRRVLAILFLGFSSGLPLALTGQTLSIWLTESGVDKTTIGLFALVGIPYTFKFLWAPLIDRVHLPWLTRRLGRRRGWLIATQLTLMGAVVGLGATSPQIDPWWTALIAFVVAFCSASQDIVIDAYRVEILRDEQQGAGAANIVMGYRLGMLASGAGGLYLATYVGWMATYGVMAALVLIGMATVLLNPEPSKTATPESLASEAQIEVWLEARPHLRGQTARALSWIYGAVVAPFADFMSRKGWWLILLFILLYKFGDAIAGVMSNPFYIEMGFSKIEIANISKVFGLWATIVGGVIGGVIVTRLGIMKSLLICGLLQMVSNLMFVLLAQAGHSIPMLIATIAVENLSGGMGTAAFVAYLSALCNVAYTATQYALLSSFMAFGRTVLSSSGGWIADHVSWVSFFLLSTAAALPGLLLLLWMAKRYPIHPQARQPVAVDPFS; this is translated from the coding sequence ATGACCCCACCCTCGACCCTGCAACGCTGGCTTGACGCAGCCGCCGTCTACACCGACCGGCGGGTGCTGGCGATCCTCTTTCTCGGCTTTTCCAGCGGCCTGCCGCTGGCGCTGACCGGCCAAACCCTCTCGATCTGGCTGACCGAGTCGGGGGTCGACAAGACCACCATCGGCCTCTTCGCCCTGGTCGGCATCCCCTACACCTTCAAATTCCTCTGGGCCCCCCTGATCGACCGGGTGCATCTGCCCTGGCTGACCCGTCGCCTCGGACGGCGGCGCGGCTGGTTGATCGCCACCCAGCTCACCCTGATGGGGGCGGTGGTCGGGCTGGGCGCAACATCGCCCCAGATCGACCCCTGGTGGACCGCCCTGATCGCCTTTGTCGTCGCCTTTTGCTCGGCCAGCCAAGACATCGTCATCGACGCCTACCGGGTTGAGATTCTGCGCGACGAACAGCAGGGGGCGGGGGCGGCCAATATCGTTATGGGGTATCGACTGGGGATGCTCGCCTCGGGGGCGGGGGGGCTGTATTTGGCGACCTACGTCGGCTGGATGGCGACCTACGGCGTCATGGCCGCCCTGGTGCTGATCGGTATGGCGACCGTGCTGCTCAATCCCGAGCCGAGCAAGACGGCAACCCCCGAATCGTTGGCAAGCGAGGCGCAGATCGAGGTTTGGCTGGAGGCCCGACCTCATCTGCGCGGACAAACCGCCCGCGCCTTAAGCTGGATCTACGGCGCCGTCGTCGCCCCCTTTGCCGACTTCATGAGCCGCAAGGGGTGGTGGCTGATCCTGCTCTTCATTCTGCTCTACAAATTCGGCGACGCCATTGCCGGGGTGATGAGCAACCCCTTCTACATCGAGATGGGGTTTTCGAAGATCGAAATCGCCAATATTTCGAAGGTCTTCGGGCTGTGGGCGACCATCGTCGGGGGGGTGATCGGCGGGGTGATCGTCACCCGGCTGGGGATCATGAAAAGCCTGCTGATCTGCGGCCTGTTGCAGATGGTATCGAACCTGATGTTCGTGCTGCTGGCCCAGGCAGGGCACTCGATCCCGATGCTGATCGCCACCATCGCGGTGGAAAACCTGAGCGGCGGCATGGGGACCGCCGCCTTCGTCGCCTACCTCTCGGCGCTGTGCAACGTCGCCTACACCGCCACCCAGTATGCTTTGCTTTCATCCTTCATGGCCTTCGGGCGCACGGTGCTGTCGTCCTCGGGGGGCTGGATCGCCGATCACGTCAGCTGGGTGAGCTTCTTTTTGCTCTCCACCGCTGCCGCCCTACCGGGGCTGCTTTTGTTGCTGTGGATGGCCAAGCGCTACCCGATTCACCCCCAAGCCAGGCAACCGGTCGCGGTCGATCCTTTTTCTTAA
- a CDS encoding ADP-ribose pyrophosphatase (NadM-Nudix subfamily; involved in creation of nicotanimide adenine dinucleotide NAD from either biosynthetic or salvage pathways): MTCDFDLLVFVGRFQPFHNSHAAIVQTALTKGRQVLVLIGSANAPRSTRNPFTAREREVMIRESFPLIGERLAIAPIRDYPYMDDLWLRQVQDAVKSAAPDAHRIGLIGHLKDETSYYLRMFPQWQLVEMPNIDDRSSTEIRTLLFEPHGEGTRMVLQSAVPAPCLTFLTEFRRLPQFAALVEEYRFLAAYKKQFADYPYPPTFVTVDAVVIHSGHLLVVERKAMPGKGMYALPGGFVGQDERLLDAAIRELKEETRLKLPAPVLKGSIKGSRVFDDPHRSQRGRTITHAFHFEFPGGPLPPVKGGDDAAKAKWLQLADFYALDGAMFEDHWHIVTAFVGGV, translated from the coding sequence ATGACTTGCGATTTCGACCTACTGGTTTTCGTAGGGCGGTTTCAGCCGTTCCACAACTCCCACGCCGCCATCGTCCAAACCGCCTTGACCAAGGGGCGTCAGGTGCTGGTGCTGATCGGCTCGGCCAACGCGCCCCGCTCCACCCGCAATCCGTTCACCGCCCGCGAGCGGGAGGTGATGATCCGCGAGTCCTTCCCCCTGATCGGGGAGCGGCTGGCCATCGCCCCCATCCGCGACTACCCCTACATGGACGACCTGTGGTTGCGTCAGGTGCAGGACGCGGTCAAAAGCGCCGCCCCCGATGCCCACCGCATCGGCCTGATCGGCCACCTCAAAGACGAAACCTCTTACTACCTACGGATGTTCCCGCAGTGGCAGCTGGTCGAGATGCCCAACATCGACGACCGCTCCTCCACCGAGATCCGCACCTTGCTTTTCGAGCCCCACGGCGAAGGGACGCGGATGGTGCTGCAATCGGCAGTGCCCGCCCCCTGCCTGACCTTCCTCACCGAGTTTCGCCGCCTGCCCCAGTTCGCGGCGCTGGTCGAGGAGTACCGCTTTTTGGCGGCCTATAAAAAGCAATTTGCCGACTACCCCTACCCCCCGACCTTTGTCACGGTCGACGCGGTGGTGATCCACTCGGGCCATTTGCTGGTGGTGGAGCGCAAGGCGATGCCGGGCAAGGGGATGTACGCCCTGCCAGGGGGATTTGTGGGGCAGGACGAACGGCTTCTCGACGCCGCGATTCGCGAACTCAAAGAGGAGACCCGGTTGAAGCTGCCGGCGCCGGTCCTCAAGGGGTCGATCAAGGGCAGCCGGGTCTTCGACGACCCCCACCGCAGCCAGCGGGGGCGGACGATTACCCACGCCTTCCACTTTGAATTCCCCGGCGGCCCCCTCCCCCCGGTAAAAGGGGGGGACGATGCCGCCAAGGCCAAGTGGCTGCAGCTGGCCGATTTTTATGCCCTGGACGGCGCCATGTTCGAAGACCACTGGCACATCGTGACGGCGTTTGTGGGGGGGGTTTGA
- a CDS encoding oligoribonuclease translates to MGNNPDLLVWIDLEMTGLDPERHTILEIATLVTDAELAPLAEGPVLAIRPTPQELEAMDGWSREHHGASGLLNRCLSSPHDLAQAEALTLTFLKEHGVVEGQSPLCGNSIWQDRRFIARYMTHLDQFLHYRLIDVSTLKELAKRWYPELQPPAKKKSHLALDDIRESLEELRFYRRAMLR, encoded by the coding sequence ATGGGCAATAACCCCGACCTGTTGGTGTGGATCGACCTTGAGATGACCGGGCTCGATCCCGAGCGTCATACCATCCTCGAAATCGCCACCCTCGTGACCGATGCCGAATTGGCCCCTCTGGCGGAGGGGCCGGTTCTGGCCATCCGCCCCACCCCTCAAGAGCTGGAGGCAATGGATGGCTGGAGCCGGGAGCATCACGGCGCCTCCGGCCTATTGAATCGCTGTTTGTCCTCCCCCCACGATTTAGCTCAAGCTGAGGCACTTACCCTCACGTTCTTGAAGGAGCACGGGGTGGTCGAGGGACAATCCCCCCTGTGTGGTAACTCGATCTGGCAGGACCGTCGCTTCATCGCCCGCTACATGACCCATCTGGACCAGTTTCTTCATTACCGTTTGATCGATGTCTCCACACTGAAGGAACTGGCCAAACGTTGGTATCCCGAGCTCCAGCCCCCCGCCAAGAAAAAATCGCATCTGGCCCTTGACGACATCCGGGAATCGCTGGAGGAGCTTCGGTTTTACCGGCGCGCCATGCTGCGCTAA
- a CDS encoding D-beta-D-heptose 1-phosphate adenosyltransferase: protein MFLDSTPPWAQAHLRLEAWRRTSNARVVFTNGCFDILHPGHVTYLDEARALGTHLVLGLNTDASVQRLKGPKRPIHTTIERATVLAGLRSVDLVVPFDQDTPLELILALQPDVLVKGGDWAVEQILGGKEVIAWGGEVRSLPFVDGKSTSGSIERIIERYCPKAGTSS from the coding sequence ATGTTTCTCGATTCCACCCCCCCTTGGGCGCAGGCCCACCTTCGGCTTGAGGCGTGGCGTCGCACATCAAACGCCCGCGTGGTCTTCACCAACGGTTGCTTCGATATTCTTCACCCCGGCCATGTTACCTACTTGGACGAAGCTCGGGCCCTGGGCACCCACCTGGTGCTCGGCTTGAACACCGACGCATCGGTGCAGCGGCTTAAAGGGCCCAAACGGCCCATCCACACCACCATCGAGCGGGCCACCGTTCTGGCTGGCTTGCGGTCGGTCGACCTGGTCGTCCCTTTCGATCAGGACACCCCCTTGGAATTGATTCTGGCCCTGCAACCCGACGTATTGGTCAAAGGTGGCGACTGGGCGGTGGAGCAGATCTTGGGGGGCAAAGAGGTCATCGCCTGGGGAGGAGAGGTGCGCTCCCTGCCTTTTGTGGATGGCAAGTCGACCTCGGGGAGCATCGAGCGGATCATCGAGCGTTACTGCCCCAAAGCTGGAACCTCGTCGTGA
- a CDS encoding carbamoyltransferase HypF, which produces MKTAAPETLRLRLQVGGEVQGVGFRPFVYRLALDLGLAGWVVNTAGGVVIEVEGGRERLADFETRLQSQPPKNARIEQFQRREIPPVGATGFVIGQSQGGEVTTRIGIDTALCPDCLRELFDPTDRRYLYPLITCTHCGPRYTITRQIPYDRANTSMASFPLCHACAAEYTDPLDRRFHAEPVACPECGPMARLLDETGQPLPGDCFVEAAGLLRQGKIVAVKGLGGFHLLVDALNPEAVARLRARKQREAKPLAVMGLNLPSLRRWLNVDPASQTLLEGVERPIVVVDPAKQEPWMEQVSPGGVGIGALLPYTPIHFLLFHALAGEPSGWDWLERPCEILLVATSANPGGEPLVTGNAEALARLGGIADATLLHDRDIVIRADDSVVLGGRAPVFLRRARGFVPRPVARLEGGSDGVAFGGDLKNTLAFSRGGEIFLSQHIGDLDNGATVAFAEESLTHLLHVLDLHPQWVACDLHPDFRSTRLAEVFAARHGLPLIRVQHHHAHIAAVMAERGLQGPVLGVALDGFGWGEDDQPWGGELLRVDGDGSMRRVGHLRPVALPGGDRAAKEPWRMVVAWLVQALGDGALPELKRRFANRPLLEPLVQRLLAGKETATTTSCGRLFDAAAALILGDVDNRYEGQAPMLLEGAARHGVAGDFPPCDITCGVLDPTPLLLGVLRGQQGGLGVADAAVGFHAGLAKGISQWVLQAAKPENVTDVILGGGCWNNRLLTDAVRMQLELHGLSVTNASIIPGGDGGISAGQVWIAVMKQ; this is translated from the coding sequence CTGAAAACTGCCGCGCCCGAGACCCTCCGCCTGCGTTTGCAGGTGGGGGGCGAGGTCCAGGGGGTCGGTTTTCGTCCCTTCGTCTATCGGTTGGCGCTCGATCTGGGGCTGGCCGGTTGGGTGGTCAATACGGCGGGGGGGGTGGTGATCGAGGTCGAGGGGGGGCGGGAGCGGCTGGCCGATTTCGAAACCCGGCTGCAATCCCAGCCCCCCAAGAACGCCCGGATCGAGCAGTTCCAGCGCCGTGAAATCCCGCCGGTGGGTGCGACCGGGTTCGTCATCGGGCAGAGCCAGGGGGGCGAGGTCACAACCCGAATCGGCATCGACACGGCGCTGTGCCCCGATTGCCTGCGCGAGCTCTTCGATCCCACCGATCGCCGCTACCTTTATCCCCTGATCACCTGCACCCACTGCGGCCCCCGTTACACCATCACCCGCCAGATCCCCTACGACCGGGCCAACACCAGCATGGCCTCCTTCCCGCTGTGCCACGCCTGCGCCGCCGAGTACACCGATCCCCTCGACCGCCGCTTCCACGCCGAGCCGGTCGCCTGCCCCGAATGCGGTCCCATGGCTCGATTGCTCGACGAAACCGGACAACCGCTGCCGGGCGATTGTTTTGTTGAGGCGGCGGGTTTGCTACGTCAGGGCAAGATCGTGGCGGTAAAGGGGTTGGGGGGCTTCCACCTGCTGGTCGATGCCTTGAACCCCGAGGCGGTGGCCCGGCTTCGAGCCCGCAAACAGCGGGAGGCCAAGCCACTGGCGGTGATGGGGTTGAATCTGCCCTCGCTACGCCGCTGGCTGAACGTCGATCCCGCCAGCCAAACCCTGCTGGAGGGGGTGGAACGGCCCATTGTGGTGGTCGATCCGGCCAAGCAAGAGCCGTGGATGGAGCAGGTCTCCCCCGGAGGGGTGGGGATCGGGGCGCTGCTTCCCTATACCCCCATTCACTTTCTGTTGTTCCATGCCTTGGCGGGGGAGCCGAGCGGGTGGGATTGGCTTGAGCGACCTTGCGAAATATTGCTGGTGGCGACCTCGGCCAATCCGGGGGGGGAGCCGCTGGTGACCGGCAACGCAGAGGCGCTGGCTCGCCTGGGCGGCATCGCTGACGCCACCCTGCTGCACGACCGCGACATCGTCATCCGGGCCGATGACTCGGTGGTGTTGGGGGGGCGGGCGCCGGTGTTTCTGCGCCGGGCGCGAGGGTTCGTTCCCAGACCGGTGGCGCGGTTGGAGGGGGGGAGCGACGGCGTCGCCTTCGGAGGCGATCTGAAAAACACCTTGGCCTTCAGCCGGGGGGGCGAGATCTTCCTGTCACAGCACATCGGCGATCTCGACAACGGGGCTACCGTCGCCTTTGCCGAGGAGTCGCTCACGCACCTGCTGCATGTGCTTGACCTGCATCCCCAATGGGTCGCCTGCGATCTCCATCCCGATTTTCGTTCCACCCGGCTGGCTGAGGTTTTTGCTGCCCGCCACGGTTTGCCCCTGATTCGAGTGCAGCATCACCATGCCCACATTGCCGCCGTCATGGCCGAACGGGGTCTTCAGGGTCCGGTGCTCGGGGTGGCACTCGACGGCTTCGGCTGGGGCGAGGATGACCAACCCTGGGGTGGCGAGCTGTTGCGGGTCGATGGGGATGGATCGATGCGCCGGGTCGGTCATCTGCGCCCCGTGGCGCTTCCGGGGGGGGATCGGGCAGCCAAGGAGCCTTGGCGGATGGTGGTGGCGTGGCTGGTCCAAGCGTTGGGAGATGGGGCGTTGCCCGAGCTCAAGCGGCGCTTCGCAAATCGTCCCTTGCTCGAACCCCTGGTACAGCGGCTATTGGCGGGCAAGGAAACAGCCACCACCACCTCGTGTGGACGGTTGTTCGATGCCGCTGCGGCGTTGATCCTTGGGGATGTCGACAATCGCTACGAGGGGCAGGCACCAATGCTGCTGGAGGGGGCGGCGCGGCACGGGGTCGCGGGGGATTTCCCACCCTGTGACATCACCTGTGGGGTGCTCGATCCCACCCCCCTGTTACTGGGGGTGTTGAGGGGTCAGCAGGGTGGCCTGGGTGTGGCCGATGCGGCGGTGGGATTCCACGCAGGGCTCGCAAAAGGGATCTCTCAATGGGTTCTTCAGGCCGCAAAACCTGAAAATGTGACCGATGTAATCCTGGGTGGGGGGTGTTGGAATAATCGACTGCTGACCGACGCCGTGCGCATGCAACTTGAGCTCCATGGTCTATCCGTAACCAATGCCAGCATTATTCCAGGTGGGGATGGGGGTATCTCCGCAGGTCAGGTGTGGATTGCAGTCATGAAACAGTAA